The genome window gtataaaataataatcataaataatatagtatagtTATAGTATACTATAACTATACTATATTATAGTATAGTTATAGTATAACTATAAAATTATAGTTATAACTATACTATAACTATACTATACTATTTTATGGACATGTCGAAATTTTATAGTATAAAATTTCATGGACATGATTATTTATAGTATagtcataaatattttatttattgtattacaTAAAGACTCCTAAATATactataaaaagaaaataattattttttattatttatatttgatCGAATCATTTAAATCTATACTTATTTAAAGTCTTATCGGGTATgcctttaatataatttttgtaggacttgagatcaaatattttaattttctaatatttctacATGAGACATGTTCAACcatatattgaaaaaaaaaactcacatGTGAAGTAAGAAaatgtttaaaatatttatgtatcTAAGATTAATATAtagaaaagagaagcaaaaaatattaGACATGTCCATTAAataagagaaaagaagaagatttttttaaataatatattattaagtaTAGAAGAATCATGTGACATATATATAAGTTGGAAGTTTACTATGGAAATATCTTCTTTTTGAGTTTTTCCTATATGGTATCCTCTTTTCATAATTCTAAAATAATCACcttttttaaatatttgaaaaatactCCTTCAAAAAAGTCATCATTCTTTTGTCATCTaatccaaaataatttttcatcaattGTTTACAGTGTTTTGTGGGTTAATTTTTAACCATAAAATATTATAAGACTAGCTCAAAAATATTGTATAGTGTTTTAAAAACACTacatagtattttttattttaaaaaatattgtataatatttttgaactaaTTATTGATGTTGCAGTATTTTTGAaacaaaaatactatataatattctttaattaaattttaaaataggaaataactatttaaaaattatgaaaatgaAAATACCATTCAGaaaaatctattttttcttttttttttggggacAATCGCCCTAAAAGGTTGAGTTGTTCTTCAACCTTTTGTATTGATATCCTATCTTTATAGTATTCAAATAAAGTCGATCATGCTTTGTAAAgcagtttaaatttattttaggaaaaaatgaaaagaaaataaaaaaaaaagttgccaGGAAAAGACATGTCTTTGGTCGCTAGGCCCGCCCTTCCACTATAAAGGAACGGTGCATCAGTGTCTCCGTGGCAGAGAGAGTAAAGAATGGggcgcgatatatatatatatatatagagagagagagagagagagaagtagtGCAGGAGTTTGCAACACAGGTGGGTGGGTGCCAAAAAACTCCTGGGAGGGCCAAGTTCGAAAGCATTGCTGCAAGCGGCATCAAACAGCGGCCTTCTTCTTACTTTTTTCCCCGGCGAGCGGCGACAAGAAGGTTATATTTCTTCTGACGAGGTTCCGTTGTCTGGCGAAGGCGCTCGGCCTGCACGCGAGTCACCCGGTATTTGTTGACCACCCTCTCCGCTCTCTTTTTGGGCGTCCGCGACACGCGAATGCCGAAGGCTTCGAAGAGAAGGACGAGGTGGAGTCAGGCCTCGGTCGAGGGGCGGGCGCCTGCGTTTCCGGGCCCCATCTGGGGACTCACGATTCTGGGGTCCCTTTCCCTGAATCTGGTCACCATCGCCCTCCTCGCCTCGCTGTATGAGGGTCACGGACTTCTGGGTTGCGAGGCCGGAAGCAGCGGCTTTGTTGCGGAACCGGAGAAGGCGGTGCTCATAGCGCCGCCGCAGTCGTCAGCGGAGGAGGTGGAGATGGTGTCTGCTGAGGAGATTAGCGTTAGCTCCACCGCCGGCTCCCGCCCCACCTCGAAGGACGCCATCATTAACCTCGACCAGTGAGTCATCATCTTCTTCAAACTTACTGTTAGTCGAATATTCCAATCTCCGGAAACGAGAATGCCATTTTTGCCTTGAAACAATGACAGTGGAGACCCGACGGTTTACGAGGCCTTCTGGAAGAGGATTGGGGAGAGGGGAGACATCGTCTTCCCTGGGTGGCAGAGCATGAGCTACTTCTCCGACCCCTCCAACTTGTGCTGGTTCCTGGAACCAGAGTTCGCGCACCAGGTGCGGCGACTCCACAGCCTCGTGGGCAACGCTGTCGTCGACGACGGTCGTTTCATCATCGTCGGGACGGGCTCGACTCAGCTCTTTCAGGCTGCTCTGTATGCTCTATCCCCACCCGATGCAGCTGAGCCAATGAACGTCGTATCTGCAATTCCATACTACTCAGTGAGTCCCATTACATGCACCGCACACAAATTAAGCCACAGAGTGCCTAAATATACTCGGATAATGGCACTTTCTTTGGTGGGCGGCGTCACCACCGAATAATTCCTAATAAACTAACAAGACACGTTAGACATCTTTAATTGCAGAAGTTGGTGTAAACCATCTTTAAAAGCTCTGCTTCTCGGCGTGTGATGATCACTTCTGTTGATTCGACAAACCTTTGTCAACGCCTTTTCTTTAATTTATGTTTCTGATGTTGTGTCTTCCCTGCCTTCTATTAGAACTATTTAAGCTTCAATTCTCTGTTGTGGGTTTCAGATATCATGTTCTTGATAGCTAAACTGATCAATGTTTTGACCGGTGAGAGTGTCGCCGATAACATGATCCGGCAAACTTCTTCATGTTTCCTATCTCTGTGGATCGATACATGTGTTGCGACTTACCAACCTTGCCGATCGATTGCAGTCATATCCAACAGTCACAGACTACCTTCGGTCAGGGCTTTACCGGTGGGCTGgggatgcatccactttcgaaggtGATGCGTACATAGAGTTCGTTTGCTCTCCGAATAACCCAGATGGTTCAATTAGAGAAGCAGTCCTGAGTTCCAAGAACGGGAAGACGATCCATGACCTTGCATACTACTGGCCTCAGTACACCCCCATAACTGGTGCTGCAGACCATGACATTATGCTGTTCACTGTCTCAAAGAGCACTGGCCATGCCGGAGCTCGACTGGGGTAGACATCTTCTTCCTCATCTGCAGTAGAAATAGGACATCTTTGTCTTGTGTACCTTGTTAATCTCAGGTTTAAGCATTGATGAGCAGGTGGGCTCTGGTGAAGGACAAGGATGTCGCCAAGAGGATGACCAAGTTCATAGAGCTGAACACTATTGGAGTGTCCAAGGATTCGCAGCTACGGGTAGCTAAGATCCTTAAAGTGGTCTCGGATGGGCATGAGCTTCCAGGGAACAAGCACAGGCTGTTCGAGTACGGACGAAGACTCATGTCCGTGAGGTGGCGGAAGCTGCGAGCAGCAGTGAAGGCGTCGGGCATCTTCAGTTTACCTGAGTTCCAGTCATCTCTCTGTAGGTTCACTGGGGAGGAGACTGAAACCTATCCTGGTACGCTACTTTAACAATGCTGGAATAGCTCTGTTGATGGTTCCTTCTCATGTTCTCTTCCATTCTTCGGTGTATGTGAAGCTTTTGCATGGCTCAAATGCGAGAAAGAGGGAGTGGAAGACTGTGAGAGCTTCTTGAGGAACCACAAGCTTCTCACCCGGAGCGGCAGACATTTTGGCGTGGAGGCGAAGTACGTGCGGATAAGCTTGTTGGATCGAGATGAGACGTTCGACCTCTTCATCCAGCGGCTTTTGTCTCTCCGTTGAGGCGTCATCTTCCTGTGTGTCTGAAACTTCGACAGGGGCTTGAAGACCTCTGTGCAATCTAACTGTTCTGTCTACTTCTCTCCACCTTTTGTATCTTTCGTTTGAGATaataaattttctttctcttttattaaAGAATCCTAAATTCAACGATGAATAGTGACTTCAAATTGAAAGGGTTAAAAAATGACTCAATCAAGAatatataataaaaagaaaatatatatatttattaaaatacaTTTAGAAAAGATGATAGACATAATAAATTTCTAAGCTTTTTTTTTGCTCTATCCCATTTCTTATAATCTATTTAGCGGCCCAGATAGCGTTTTCTGTAGCGGCCCAGATAGCGCACGCGGGTATTCCGTGAACCCTGTCTTGGATCGGACAGGCTAGATTAGATCGCGCTTCCTAATTATCGAAGCCCCCTTTGTCTCGGCGTCTCTTCTCCGCTCTTTCTCCCCTTCTTGTCCTTCTCTACCAGGAAGGTCGCAAGGTCACTGCGCCATGAACTCTCTCCTCATCTCCACCCCCAAATCTAACCCTACTTTTCCtcgcttctccttctcttccgcgAAGCCGACGGGGTTCTTGAACTCGATCAATCTGGTCTCCTTACGGCGCGGGGGGAACCGGATCGGCGGTCTGTCCTTTCGAGCGAATGCCCGTTCTGCAATCGACGAAGCCGAGCTTCTTGAATCGGGGCACCCCAACCCCACGATCTCATCGTCTTATCGGCCGCCCACGATTCCGCAGCCCAATCAGACGGTGCTGGAGGCTCAGGCGCGGGTGTGCACCGGTCCGGAGCAGACGAGGCCGCTCACCGAGGAACAGGCGTTCAAGGTTCTCGACACGATCCTCAAATCAGGTGAGTGCACCTATTTTGAACTCGCTGTCGGGTACTTGGGAATGTTGTTGAGTTATTCGTACGTTCTAAGGTGCTCGTGTCTATTAAGAACAAGAGATTAAGCACTAATTAAGTTTTAGATGTTCTTTAATTCCTCAAAATACCTTTTCCCATCACAAAATAATGTAACTGTTCTGGTTTGACATGGAATCCTTGTGGGAAGATTGGGACTATAATCCTCAAAATCAATGATGGAAGCTCCAAATCTAGTAGCTGCATAAAACATGTTGTTCAAATATATAGAAATTAAAATTCAGATAACTTGAGATTATTATGTGTTTATGAAACTAACACAAAGTAAACTATGTAAAAGAACATTTATGCATGAAGCGATGATCTAGACTCCTAATTTATTGTCAAAATGATTGACCCTGATCTAAACCAATATTATTAAACGAATACATATAAAAACTGATACTTTTATATTTttgatcaaattaaaatatgcatctgTGCTgtgaaatatatttattttttcttccacttgatgcatttcatagaaTGTGTAAAATACGAAGTTTCATTATTAGGGTTTTTAAACATATTATACCATGTTTAACTAGGTTGATCTTCCATTTGGAGAACCCATGATTAATTCTGAGGTTATAGCATTGAATCCGCAATCCTCTATCAGATTCTAGGTCAGCTGTAATTTCTTATAGTTTTGTCATAAATGCCTTCCCGCCTTATGGGTGCTATAAATTTTATGGAAGATACAGAATCTCATGTTCTtgaaaagttaagaaaaatgaggtTATAATTTGTTTAGgacactcaaagtaaaatcacggAAGAAAATTTATGTCTTGTGATCTATTAATGCTCTGGATTGATAGAATGTGGTGTTGCAAAACGTCCAACAGCATCTGTTGAAGGTAAACGCATGTTCATTTTGTATGTCAGTGTTTTGTTTTCATTGCTGCTTTTACATAATGAAGTCCTAGGGCATCTGTTCTGTAGCTTTGTCCAACAAAACACTTAATTATACTGGGAAGAATCTATAATAAGTGATTCCAGTTTTCATATCATAGATAATTAATGATTCTCAAGCAGATATCCATGCAAAGAAAAATTAGCTCAATTATcatcatttgaagaacttataAGCTATCTTGGGTTCATATCTTTCATCATTTTCCTTTTTAACTTGTAAAAGATGAAATTGAGATGTTTGCATCAATTGCTCACATGCATCTCCCAACCAAGTACTTTTTGTGATCCTTTTATCATTACTTTCTTATAGGCTCTGAAGTTTGCTGGATTATCCAACATCATAACGGGTAGTACTTCCATGCATAATTCTGGCTGCAAACCAGATTCTTTGCTACCTTTCTATTTTTCATTGCAAAATGGCCTTTCAAGatgaatttattatttttatcatataaatgGTTGCCTTATCTTTTGAAGTAAATCTTTTTTCATTGTCCCTTAATAGTAGGTACtgaaagtaaagttatttggtaTTCTGGGCCACTatgcttatatttattttcaatgtaAGCGATCAATAAACAAATGATGAATATGCGATAAGTGGGCATAgacatatgagagagagagagagtcacgaTATATAGTAGGAATGTAAATTGCTATGCAGTTGCTTTTTATTATCATCTAACCTTTTGTGTTTATGAAGCTAGGGGAGAACTCAAGGATGATGAAGTTTCTAAAGCACAACTTGGTGCTTTTTTTGCTGGGATGACAATAAGAGCAAATGCTTTTCCAGAGCCCACACAGTGGAGTGAGGGTGAAAGGCGTGCCATGGATGTCTTTTGGCCACACCTTGTCGAAGTTCTTCCACAAGACATAATCTTCATAGCTGATCCAGAAGGCACAATATTGGAATCTGGTAATTCAATTGGGCCAAATTATGTTGGCGAAGGAACTGCTGAGATGAGACTTGTAGGTGCTTTAAGGGAAGTACTAGCAGGTGGTCATTTAGGCTACGAAGAGGTCCAAGGTGTTCTAAGAGATGTTCTTCCACTGAAATCAGATGATGATGGGTC of Musa acuminata AAA Group cultivar baxijiao chromosome BXJ2-3, Cavendish_Baxijiao_AAA, whole genome shotgun sequence contains these proteins:
- the LOC103979260 gene encoding tryptophan aminotransferase-related protein 1, translated to MPKASKRRTRWSQASVEGRAPAFPGPIWGLTILGSLSLNLVTIALLASLYEGHGLLGCEAGSSGFVAEPEKAVLIAPPQSSAEEVEMVSAEEISVSSTAGSRPTSKDAIINLDHGDPTVYEAFWKRIGERGDIVFPGWQSMSYFSDPSNLCWFLEPEFAHQVRRLHSLVGNAVVDDGRFIIVGTGSTQLFQAALYALSPPDAAEPMNVVSAIPYYSSYPTVTDYLRSGLYRWAGDASTFEGDAYIEFVCSPNNPDGSIREAVLSSKNGKTIHDLAYYWPQYTPITGAADHDIMLFTVSKSTGHAGARLGWALVKDKDVAKRMTKFIELNTIGVSKDSQLRVAKILKVVSDGHELPGNKHRLFEYGRRLMSVRWRKLRAAVKASGIFSLPEFQSSLCRFTGEETETYPAFAWLKCEKEGVEDCESFLRNHKLLTRSGRHFGVEAKYVRISLLDRDETFDLFIQRLLSLR